Proteins from a genomic interval of Tenacibaculum sp. SZ-18:
- the pgmB gene encoding beta-phosphoglucomutase, which translates to MNKKGFIFDLDGVIVDTAKYHFLAWKKLANDLGIDFTEHQNEQLKGVSRVKSLEKILDWGGISLSDEAFQYQMNKKNTDYLSCIETMKENEILVDVPKVLTFLKKEQQPIALGSASKNARKILKKVALYESFDSIVDGTNVSKAKPDPEVFLIAAKDLDMEPNECIVFEDSIAGVQAANKADMISIGIGDQEVLNEANFVFKDFSEVSIEFLKQLINKQ; encoded by the coding sequence ATGAATAAAAAAGGATTCATATTTGATTTGGACGGTGTAATCGTAGACACTGCAAAGTACCATTTTTTAGCTTGGAAAAAATTGGCTAATGATTTAGGAATTGATTTTACAGAACACCAAAATGAGCAATTGAAAGGTGTAAGTAGAGTAAAATCACTAGAAAAGATTTTGGATTGGGGAGGAATTTCTCTTTCTGATGAAGCTTTTCAATACCAAATGAACAAGAAGAATACAGATTATTTATCATGTATAGAAACCATGAAGGAGAACGAAATTCTTGTTGATGTTCCCAAAGTACTTACTTTCTTGAAAAAAGAACAACAACCAATTGCTTTAGGTTCAGCAAGTAAAAATGCTAGAAAAATTCTAAAGAAAGTCGCTTTATACGAATCTTTCGACAGTATAGTTGACGGAACCAATGTTTCTAAAGCTAAACCAGACCCAGAGGTCTTTTTAATTGCAGCAAAAGATTTAGACATGGAACCAAATGAGTGTATTGTTTTTGAAGACTCTATTGCCGGAGTTCAAGCAGCGAACAAAGCGGACATGATATCAATAGGTATTGGAGACCAAGAGGTTTTAAATGAAGCTAATTTTGTTTTTAAAGACTTTTCGGAGGTTTCTATAGAATTTTTAAAACAATTAATAAACAAACAATAA